In a genomic window of Erigeron canadensis isolate Cc75 chromosome 5, C_canadensis_v1, whole genome shotgun sequence:
- the LOC122598804 gene encoding F-box protein At2g02240-like, translated as MLSARAAFKVNKIKKSSFLVFPKVVFEDGTTSCIISNRFNELLWVDEIDGALLQCETKRQLLSLQTKYACYLVYQINDNYESNFQRPVSVRDRYVGSKDWDKSEYWHIYLVRPQTPVIRPKVGENTHNPLSRPKIKGLPQQRSDSWMEVQVYEFQTTDTTEGVIPSLEVQLKLCVDSLGSLHLHILGVEFRPISIY; from the exons ATGTTATCGGCAAGGGCGGCTTTTAAAGTGAATAAGATCAAGAAATcaagttttttggtttttcccAAAGTCGTTTTTGAGGATGGAACAACGTCTTGTATTATCAG TAACAGATTTAATGAACTCCTCTGGGTCGACGAAATTGATGGAGCTCTATTGCAATGTGAAACAAAACGCCAACTATTATCACTTCAAACCAAGTATGCATGTTACCTTGTCTACCAAATAAATGACAACTACGAATCAAATTTTCAGAGGCCGGTGTCAGTGAGAGATAGATATGTGGGTTCTAAAGATTGGGATAAGAGTGAGTATTGGCATATCTATTTAGTTCGTCCACAAACACCAGTCATAAGACCGAAGGTTGGTGAAAACACCCACAACCCATTGAGTAGACCCAAAATAAAAGGCCTTCCACAACAGAGGAGCGACAGCTGGATGGAAGTACAAGTATATGAATTTCAGACTACTGATACTACGGAGGGAGTTATTCCGAGTCTCGAAGTGCAACTGAAACTTTGTGTTGACAGCCTTGGGAGTCTTCATCTTCATATTCTCGGAGTTGAGTTTAGACCCATATCTATATACTAA